The Miltoncostaea marina DNA window GTCAGCCGCGAGTACGGCATCCCCGGGGTCGTCGGCACGCGCGACGCGACGGTGCTCATCCCCGACGGCGCGCGCGTGCGCGTGGACGGCGCCGCCGGAGAGGTCGAGGTGCTCTCGTGACCTGGGCACTGCTCGCCGACGCCGCCGAGGCCACGCGCTTCGGCGGCAAGGCCGCCGGCCTCGCGCGGGCGATCCGCGCGGGGCTGCCGGTGCCCGCCGGGGTCGCGGTCGCCTGGCCGGCCGCCGACGCCGTGGGCGCCGGGGACCCCGCCGCCGAGGCGGAGCTACGATCCCTGCCGCTGCTGCGCGAGGCACGCGACGGCCTGGCCGTCCGCTCCTCGGCGGTCGGCGAGGACGGCGGGCGCACGAGCTTCGCCGGTCAGCACGAGACGTTGCTCAACGTGACCTCCGACAGCATCGTCGAGGCGGTCCGGCAGGTGTGGCGCTCGGGGCGCTCGGACGCCGCCCGGGCCTACCGGCGCCGGCTGGGCGTCGGGGGACCGGCCCGCATGGGCGTCGTCGTCCAGCAGCTCGTGCGCGCCGACGTCGCAGGCGTCCTCTTCACCCGCGATCCGATCGACGGCTCCGACGAGCTGCTCGTCGAGTCGAGCTGGGGGTTCGGCGAGGTGGTGGTGAACGGGCGGGTGATCCCCGACCGGCACCGCCTCAGCTCCTCGGGCACCGTGCTGGAGGCGGCCGCGGGGCGCAAGGACGTCGCCCTGCGCGCGACCCCCGGCGGGGGGCGCGCCGAGGTCGCCGTGCACGGGGGCGCCGTGGGCGCCCTCTGCCTGCAGGAGTCGCACCTCGCAGAGCTCCACGAGCTCGCCGTGCGCTGCGAGGCGGCCTTCGGCCCGGGCCAGGACATCGAGTGGGCCCTCGCGGACGGCGCCGTCCACCTGCTCCAGGTCCGCCCCCTCACGACCGTCGGGGGCGCGCGCCGCTGACCGGCCGTCCGGACGCCCGCGAGGCGGTCGTCGCCGTGCGCCCGGACAGCCGGATCGCCGAGCAGCGGCTCGGCGATCCCGGCGAGACGAGCAGCGAGGGCGTCGTCATCGATCCGTGATCGCCGGCGCCGGGGGGTCTCGCCGGCCGCCGAGGCCTCCGGTGTGTCCGCCGCGCGATCCGGCGATCGGCGGCGACGCCCGAGTGATCCCCGAGGCGGCGACGCCCCGAAGTGATGCCCGAGGCGCCGGTGACCTGGGGGCGTCTGCGGGCCGGACTCCGGCGAGACGGCTGCGCCGCCCGCGCCCGCGATCGAACCAGCCGCAGGCGGCCGAGCGTGTCATCGGCCGCGAGAACATCGAGCGGGGTCGCCGCGGCCGACGGCCTCCGCAGCGACCCGATGCGCGCGGCGGCCGGGGCCGGCATCCGCCGCGGTCCGATCGCCGCGACTCGACCGGGGCGATCTCGGCGCCGCCGGCCGACGCGCCGGGGTGGGTCAGGAGCGGCCGCACGTCGCGCCGGCCATCGCGGCGCACCTCGCCGAGGCGGTCGCCCGCGGGCGGGGTGTCCGCCGAGGGGTCCCGTCCGTCCGGCACGGACGGGTGGGCCGATTGCGTCACCAGCCGGCGCGTCCCCTCGCCGCCGACCGGCGCGCTGCGCGTCGCGTCATCCCTTCGGCGCGCGCGCCGTCGGGGCGGCCTGCGTGCGCCCGGAGGCGGCCCCGGAGGCCGCCGGCAGGCGCAGCACGAAGCAGGTGCCCCCGGAGGGCTCGAGCTCGAGGGAGCCGCCCTGCGCCTCGGCGAGCTCCCTGGCGATCGCCAACCCGAGGCCCTCGCCGCCGCTGGTCCAGGCGGCCTCCGAGCCGCGGTGGAAGCGCTCGAAGATCCGGTCGGGGTCGAGCGCCGCCGGGTCGCCGTCGTCGTGGACCCGCATGGTCGCCCAGCCGTCGTCGAGCGCCGTCCCGAGGCGCACGGCGCCTGCCGGCGGCGCGTACTTGAGGGCGTTGGAGAGCAGGTTGACGGCGATCTGGCGCACCGCGTCGGGGTCGCCCGCCGCGCGCGCCGGGCGCGCGTCGACCTCGAGCGCCAGCCCGCGGATCTCGAAGGCGGCCGCCAGGCTCGCGTGCACCTGCGCGGCCACCTCGTCGAGCGCCACGACCCCGACCCGCAGCGGCGACGGCTGCGCCTCCGACTCGGCGAGGCGCTCGATCTGGCCGATCAGGCGGCTGAGGCGCAGGGTCTCGGTGTGGAGCGCCGCGAGCCCGTCGGCGTCGAACGGCACCACGCCGTCCTGCATCGCCTCGATGCGGCCCTGGAGCAGCATGAGCGGCGTGCGCAGCTCGTGCGAGAGGTCGGCGGCCAGCTGGCGGCGGGCGCGTCGCTGGCGCTCGAGGTCGGCGGAGAGGCCGTCGAGCGCCTCCGCCAGCTCGCGCACCTCGGCCGACGCGCCGGGGAGCTCGGGCGTGCGCCCCCCGGCGGCCAGCCCGCGGGCGGCCACCGTCAGCCGCCGGAGCGGCCGCGACAGGCGGCCGGCCACCACGAGGCCTGCGCCGATCGCCACGACGGCGGCGATGGCCGCGGCGAGCAGGTGGCCCTGGTCGAGCTCCTGCCGCAGCTCCTCGTCGGCGGGCGTGTCGCCGTCCGCACCGAGGGCGTACAGCTCCAGCGTCGCCACCCGGCCGCCGCGCGGCCCGTGCACCGGCAGCTCGGACACGCGCCTGAAGTCGAGGCCGTCGCGGTCCAGCTTGGTGGTGTCGATCAGCACCCGCCCGCCCTCGCGCAGCCGGTAGTCGTAGCCGGTCAGCACCAACTCGTGGGACAGGATGTCGAGCGCGTCGGCGCTCCAGCGCCCGCCCGCGGTGGCGTAGGCGGTCTCGGCGAGGGCCACCGCGTCGCGGCCCGCCTGGTCGCTGCGCCGGGCGAGGTAGTCGTCGAACGTGCGGTGGAGGCCCCAGCCGGTCAGGAGGGCGGCCACCAGCACCGCGAGGGCGGCGATGCCGACGAAGGCGGCCACCAGGCGCGCGCGCAGGCCGAGGCGGCCGACGCTCACACGGACTCCTCCAGCCGGTAGCCCACCCCGTAGACGGTCGCCACGTAGCCCGCGGCGCCCGGCAGCGCCTCGTCCATCTTCTTGCGCAGGCGCATCACGTGGACGTCGACGGTGCGCTCGATGCCCTCGACGTCGGGTCCCTGCACCGCCTGCAGGAGGTCGTAGCGCGAGAAGACCCGCCGCGGCTGGCGCGCGAGCGCCGCCAGCAGGCGGAACTCGGCCACCGTGAGCGCCAGCGCGGCGCCGTTGAGGCGGGCCTCGTGGGCGGCGAGGTCGACCTCGAGCCTGCCGCCGTCGATCACGAGCAGGTCCGCCGCGGGCTGGCCCCGGCCGCCGGAGCGGCGCAGGATGGCGCGCACCCGAGCGACGAGCTCTCGCGGCGAGAACGGCTTCACC harbors:
- a CDS encoding PEP/pyruvate-binding domain-containing protein, whose amino-acid sequence is MTWALLADAAEATRFGGKAAGLARAIRAGLPVPAGVAVAWPAADAVGAGDPAAEAELRSLPLLREARDGLAVRSSAVGEDGGRTSFAGQHETLLNVTSDSIVEAVRQVWRSGRSDAARAYRRRLGVGGPARMGVVVQQLVRADVAGVLFTRDPIDGSDELLVESSWGFGEVVVNGRVIPDRHRLSSSGTVLEAAAGRKDVALRATPGGGRAEVAVHGGAVGALCLQESHLAELHELAVRCEAAFGPGQDIEWALADGAVHLLQVRPLTTVGGARR
- a CDS encoding sensor histidine kinase translates to MSVGRLGLRARLVAAFVGIAALAVLVAALLTGWGLHRTFDDYLARRSDQAGRDAVALAETAYATAGGRWSADALDILSHELVLTGYDYRLREGGRVLIDTTKLDRDGLDFRRVSELPVHGPRGGRVATLELYALGADGDTPADEELRQELDQGHLLAAAIAAVVAIGAGLVVAGRLSRPLRRLTVAARGLAAGGRTPELPGASAEVRELAEALDGLSADLERQRRARRQLAADLSHELRTPLMLLQGRIEAMQDGVVPFDADGLAALHTETLRLSRLIGQIERLAESEAQPSPLRVGVVALDEVAAQVHASLAAAFEIRGLALEVDARPARAAGDPDAVRQIAVNLLSNALKYAPPAGAVRLGTALDDGWATMRVHDDGDPAALDPDRIFERFHRGSEAAWTSGGEGLGLAIARELAEAQGGSLELEPSGGTCFVLRLPAASGAASGRTQAAPTARAPKG
- a CDS encoding response regulator transcription factor; this translates as MSPSILVVDDEPGIIELASAYLRRDGFTVRTARTGRRALDALATQPADLVVLDLMLPDIAGEEVCASLRRHSAVPILMLTAKSAEADRLRGLALGADDYLVKPFSPRELVARVRAILRRSGGRGQPAADLLVIDGGRLEVDLAAHEARLNGAALALTVAEFRLLAALARQPRRVFSRYDLLQAVQGPDVEGIERTVDVHVMRLRKKMDEALPGAAGYVATVYGVGYRLEESV